A genomic region of Hippoglossus hippoglossus isolate fHipHip1 chromosome 8, fHipHip1.pri, whole genome shotgun sequence contains the following coding sequences:
- the LOC117766142 gene encoding serine protease 27-like encodes MASLQRNGSHVCGGTLVAVDAVLSQANCFQGKTPGEYNTDLLSFISGHSPAASEWTVVLGRLKQKGSNPFEVTLSVTNITLSNLTGSNVAVLHLESRPTLSDYIQPLCLDTGRSFSEGSTCWASGWSSGRGGEEQVLQEVQTSVSDCGNASGTDSFCTGSLNLEKGASGGPLMCKQDGSWFQAAVLSAESSTRKTRAVTVTVFPKLDKAMVLIDYAADGVHLIPCGS; translated from the exons ATGGCGAGTCTGCAGAGGAATGGAAGTCACGTGTGTGGCGGGACACTGGTGGCCGTGGACGCTGTGCTGAGTCAGGCCAACTGTTTTCAAGGTAAGACACCAGGAGAGTACAACACAGATCTGTTGAGCTTCATCTCTggaca TTCACCCGCAGCGTCTGAGTGGACCGTCGTCCTGGGTCGTCTGAAACAGAAAGGGTCGAATCCCTTTGAGGTGACGCTGAGCGTGACAAACATCACCCTGAGCAACCTGACCGGCTCCAATGTGGCGGTGCTGCATCTGGAATCCCGACCGACGCTGTCCGACTACATCCAGCCCCTCTGCCTGGACACTGGGCGGAGCTTCAGTGAGGGCTCCACGTGCTGGGCTTCCGGCTGGAGCTCTGGACGAGGGGGGG AGGAACAAGTTCTGCAGGAGGTCCAGACGTCGGTGTCCGACTGCGGCAACGCGTCCGGGACGGACAGCTTCTGTACAGGAAGTCTGAACCTGGAGAAG GGGGCCTCTGGGGGCCCGCTGATGTGTAAGCAGGACGGCTCTTGGTTCCAGGCGGCCGTGTTATCAGCTGAAAGCTCCACCAGAAAAACACGAGCGGTAACTGTGACCGTCTTCCCCAAACTGGACAA AGCGATGGTTCTTATTGATTACGCTGCAGATGGAGTTCATCTCATCCCCTGTGGTTCGTga
- the LOC117765985 gene encoding serine protease 27-like gives MALCKVVCVATLLSLLTPESRSQLADCGRPPLNTRIVGGQVAPEGSWPWQASIHRSGSHFCGGSLINKEWVLTAAHCFPSSSTNNLVVYLGRQRQEGSNPNEVSRTVSRVIKHPSYNSLTTGNDISLLKLSSPVTFTNYIRPVCLAAPNSVFHSGTDSWVTGWGRIGSGVPLPSPKNLMEVEVPVVGNRRCNCDYGVGTITDNMICAGLRAGGKDSCQGDSGGPMVSKQNSRWIQEGVVSFGEGCALPNFPGVYTRVSRYQAWINSHVTTNQPGYVTFSSSGTDSDLSVTCPGLPPTIVRPPIILPPSTPPPSFCLPPPPPRPQPNLWSAAEPP, from the exons ATGGCTCTCTGCAAAGTCGTCTGTGTGGCGACGCTGCTCAGCCTCCTGACGCCAG agtCTCGCTCACAACTCGCTG atTGTGGTCGACCTCCTCTGAACACCAGGATCGTTGGGGGGCAGGTGGCCCCTGAGGGCAGCTGGCCCTGGCAGGCCAGTATACACAGATCTGGTAGTCACTTCTGTGGAGGATCGCTCATTAACAAAGAATGGGTGCTGACAGCTGCTCACTGCTTCCCCAG CTCCAGCACAAACAACCTGGTCGTGTACCTGGGACGTCAGAGACAAGAAGGGTCCAACCCCAACGAGGTGTCCCGCACCGTGTCAAGGGTCATCAAGCATCCCAGCTACAACTCATTGACCACTGGCAACGACATCTCCCTCCTGAAGCTCTCCTCACCCGTCACCTTCACCAACTACATCCGGCCCGTCTGCCTCGCCGCCCCCAACAGCGTCTTCCACAGTGGTACCGACTCCTGGGTCACTGGCTGGGGCAGAATCGGGTCAGGAG TTCCACTTCCTTCCCCAAAGAACctgatggaggtggaggtgccGGTGGTGGGGAACAGACGGTGTAACTGTGACTACGGCGTGGGTACAATCACAGACAACATGATCTGTGCCGGGTTACGAGCCGGAGGGAAGGACTCGTGTCAG GGAGACTCCGGCGGCCCGATGGTGAGCAAGCAGAACAGCCGCTGGATCCAGGAGGGCGTGGTGAGTTTTGGAGAAGGTTGTGCGTTGCCTAATTTCCCAGGAGTCTACACCCGAGTGTCCCGCTATCAGGCATGGATCAACAGCCACGTCACCACCAACCAGCCGGGCTACGtcaccttctcctccagtgGGACTGACAGCGACCTGAGCGTCACCTGTCCAGGTCTCCCACCCACCATCGTCCGGCCTCCCATCATCCTGCCTCCATCAACACCACCACCATCGTTCTGCctcccaccaccccccccacgACCACAGCCCAAC ctgtggTCTGCGGCCGAGCCCCCTTGA
- the eif1 gene encoding eukaryotic translation initiation factor 1, with protein MSSIQNLQTYDPFADKGDDQHPAGTEDYIHIRIQQRNGRKTLTTVQGISSQYDKKKLVKAFKKKFACNGTVIEHPEYGEVIQLQGDQRKDICKFLTDVHLAKDEQLKVHGF; from the exons ATGTCCTCTATCCAGAACCTCCAAACTTATG ACCCCTTTGCTGATAAGGGTGATGACCAACACCCAGCTGGGACTGAGGACTACATCCACATAAGAATCCAACAGCGGAACGGCAGGAAGACCCTCACCACTGTCCAGGGCATCTCCTCCCAATATGACAAGAAGAAGCTAGTCAAGGCCTTCAAGAAG AAGTTTGCCTGCAACGGGACTGTGATTGAGCACCCAGAGTATGGTGAAGTGATCCAGCTGCAGGGTGACCAGCGCAAGGATATCTGCAAGTTCCTCACTGAT GTTCACCTGGCCAAGGATGAGCAGCTCAAAGTCCACGGCTTCTAG
- the LOC117765982 gene encoding prostasin-like, protein MALCKVVCVATLLSLLTPESRSQLADCGRPPLNTRIVGGQVAPEGSWPWQASIHRSGSHFCGGSLINKEWVLTAAHCFPSSSTNNLVVYLGRQRQEGSNPNEVSRTVSRVIKHPSYNSLTTGNDISLLKLSSPVTFTNYIRPVCLAAPNSVFHSGTDSWVTGWGRIGSGVPLPSPKNLMEVEVPVVGNRRCNCDYGVGTITDNMICAGLRAGGKDSCQGDSGGPMVSKQNSRWIQEGVVSFGEGCALPNFPGVYTRVSRYQAWINSHVTTNQPGYVTFSSSGTDSDLSVTCPGLPPTIVRPPIILPPINTTTIVLPPTTPPTTTAQPVVCGRAPLNTRILGGSSVVTAGVWPWMASLQRNGSHVCGGTLVAVDAVLSQANCFSSSPAASEWTVVLGRLKQKGSNPFEVTLSVTNITLSNLTGSNVAVLHLESRPTLSDYIQPLCLDTGRSFSEGSTCWASGWSSGRGGEEQVLQEVQTSVSDCGNASGTDSFCTGSLNLEKGASGGPLMCKQDGSWFQAAVLSAESSTRKTRAVTVTVFPKLDKYNTFLSENLGKLLSPASSSSNTTSTSTSTSIPTSSSGALTHFLLHLVLLSLSLQLFL, encoded by the exons ATGGCTCTCTGCAAAGTCGTCTGTGTGGCGACGCTGCTCAGCCTCCTGACGCCAG agtCTCGCTCACAACTCGCTG atTGTGGTCGACCTCCTCTGAACACCAGGATCGTTGGGGGGCAGGTGGCCCCTGAGGGCAGCTGGCCCTGGCAGGCCAGTATACACAGATCTGGTAGTCACTTCTGTGGAGGATCGCTCATTAACAAAGAATGGGTGCTGACAGCTGCTCACTGCTTCCCCAG CTCCAGCACAAACAACCTGGTCGTGTACCTGGGACGTCAGAGACAAGAAGGGTCCAACCCCAACGAGGTGTCCCGCACCGTGTCAAGGGTCATCAAGCATCCCAGCTACAACTCATTGACCACTGGCAACGACATCTCCCTCCTGAAGCTCTCCTCACCCGTCACCTTCACCAACTACATCCGGCCCGTCTGCCTCGCCGCCCCCAACAGCGTCTTCCACAGTGGTACCGACTCCTGGGTCACTGGCTGGGGCAGAATCGGGTCAGGAG TTCCACTTCCTTCCCCAAAGAACctgatggaggtggaggtgccGGTGGTGGGGAACAGACGGTGTAACTGTGACTACGGCGTGGGTACAATCACAGACAACATGATCTGTGCCGGGTTACGAGCCGGAGGGAAGGACTCGTGTCAG GGAGACTCCGGCGGCCCGATGGTGAGCAAGCAGAACAGCCGCTGGATCCAGGAGGGCGTGGTGAGTTTTGGAGAAGGTTGTGCGTTGCCTAATTTCCCAGGAGTCTACACCCGAGTGTCCCGCTATCAGGCATGGATCAACAGCCACGTCACCACCAACCAGCCGGGCTACGtcaccttctcctccagtgGGACTGACAGCGACCTGAGCGTCACCTGTCCAGGTCTCCCACCCACCATCGTCCGGCCTCCCATCATCCTGCCTCCCATCAACACCACCACCATCGTTCTGCctcccaccaccccccccacgACCACAGCCCAAC ctgtggTCTGCGGCCGAGCCCCCTTGAATACTCGGATCTTGGGGGGGAGCTCAGTGGTGACGGCTGGCGTGTGGCCGTGGATGGCGAGTCTGCAGAGGAATGGAAGTCACGTGTGTGGCGGGACACTGGTGGCCGTGGACGCTGTGCTGAGTCAGGCCAACTGTTTTTCAAG TTCACCCGCAGCGTCTGAGTGGACCGTCGTCCTGGGTCGTCTGAAACAGAAAGGGTCGAATCCCTTTGAGGTGACGCTGAGCGTGACAAACATCACCCTGAGCAACCTGACCGGCTCCAATGTGGCGGTGCTGCATCTGGAATCCCGACCGACGCTGTCCGACTACATCCAGCCCCTCTGCCTGGACACTGGGCGGAGCTTCAGTGAGGGCTCCACGTGCTGGGCTTCCGGCTGGAGCTCTGGACGAGGGGGGG AGGAACAAGTTCTGCAGGAGGTCCAGACGTCGGTGTCCGACTGCGGCAACGCGTCCGGGACGGACAGCTTCTGTACAGGAAGTCTGAACCTGGAGAAG GGGGCCTCTGGGGGCCCGCTGATGTGTAAGCAGGACGGCTCTTGGTTCCAGGCGGCCGTGTTATCAGCTGAAAGCTCCACCAGAAAAACACGAGCGGTAACTGTGACCGTCTTCCCCAAACTGGACAAGTACAACACATTCCTCTCTGAGAACTTGGGGAAGTTGTTGTCTccggcctccagcagcagcaacaccacctccacctccacctccacctccatcccGACCAGCAGCAGCGGGGCCctcactcacttcctcctccacctcgtcctcctctcACTGAGTCTCCAGCTCTTCTTATAG
- the LOC117765986 gene encoding RNA-binding protein FUS-like isoform X1: MGDRGGFNKFGGPRDSGHGGPGFMQDQDNSDNNTIFVQGLGDDYTVESVADFFKQIGIIKVNKKTGLPMINLYTDRETGKLKGEATVSFDDPPSAKAAIDWFDGKDFNGNPIKVSFATRRADFGGRGGMRGGRGRGGPMGHGGFAGGRGGGFPGGNGNGNGGGGGGGGGGGGGGGGGGGGGGQQRAGDWKCSNSNCGNLNFSWRNECNQCKAPKPEDAGGMPPMERGGYGGERRGGFDRGGFRGRGGFRGRGGDRGGFRGARGGDRGGYGPGKMDARGDHRQERRGRPY; the protein is encoded by the exons ATGGGCGATCGTGGAGGATTCAATAAGTTTGGTG GACCCAGAGACTCGGGACATGGAGGACCCGGCTTCA TGCAGGACCAGGATAACTCTGACAACAACACCATCTTCGTACAAGGCCTGGGAGACGACTACACGGTCGAGTCAGTGGCCGACTTCTTTAAGCAGATTGGAATCATTAAG GTCAACAAGAAGACGGGTCTCCCCATGATCAACCTGTACACAGACCGAGAGACGGGGAAGCTGAAAGGAGAGGCCACCGTTTCCTTTGACGACCCCCCCTCAGCTAAAGCTGCCATCGACTGGTTTGATG GTAAAGACTTCAATGGAAATCCCATCAAAGTTTCCTTCGCCACCCGCAGAGCTGACTTTGGAGGCCGGGGGGGAATGAGGGGAGGTCGCGGACGAGGAG GGCCCATGGGCCATGGAGGATTTGCGGGGGGTCGAGGGGGAGGTTTCCCAGGAGGCAACGGCAACGGCaacggtggaggaggaggaggaggaggaggaggtggtggtggaggaggaggaggaggaggaggaggaggacagcagaGAGCTGGAGACTGGAAGTGCTCGAACTC TAACTGTGGCAACCTGAACTTCTCGTGGCGAAATGAGTGTAACCAGTGCAAGGCTCCGAAACCGGAGGACGCAGGAGGGATGCCCCCGATGGAAAGAG gaggtTACGGAGGAGAGCGCAGAGGAGGGTTTGATCGTGGCGGCTTCAGGGGCCGTGGCGGCTTCAGGGGCCGAGGCGGCGACCGGGGGGGCTTTAGAGGGGCCCGAGGCGGCGACCGGGGAGGATACGGCCCTGGCAAAATGGACGCAAG gGGGGACCACAGACAGGAGCGACGAGGACGTCCCTACTGA
- the LOC117765986 gene encoding RNA-binding protein FUS-like isoform X2, which produces MGDRGGFNKFGGPRDSGHGGPGFMQDQDNSDNNTIFVQGLGDDYTVESVADFFKQIGIIKVNKKTGLPMINLYTDRETGKLKGEATVSFDDPPSAKAAIDWFDGKDFNGNPIKVSFATRRADFGGRGGMRGGRGRGGPMGHGGFAGGRGGGFPGGNGNGNGGGGGGGGGGGGGGGGGGGGGGQQRAGDWKCSNSNCGNLNFSWRNECNQCKAPKPEDAGGMPPMERGRTC; this is translated from the exons ATGGGCGATCGTGGAGGATTCAATAAGTTTGGTG GACCCAGAGACTCGGGACATGGAGGACCCGGCTTCA TGCAGGACCAGGATAACTCTGACAACAACACCATCTTCGTACAAGGCCTGGGAGACGACTACACGGTCGAGTCAGTGGCCGACTTCTTTAAGCAGATTGGAATCATTAAG GTCAACAAGAAGACGGGTCTCCCCATGATCAACCTGTACACAGACCGAGAGACGGGGAAGCTGAAAGGAGAGGCCACCGTTTCCTTTGACGACCCCCCCTCAGCTAAAGCTGCCATCGACTGGTTTGATG GTAAAGACTTCAATGGAAATCCCATCAAAGTTTCCTTCGCCACCCGCAGAGCTGACTTTGGAGGCCGGGGGGGAATGAGGGGAGGTCGCGGACGAGGAG GGCCCATGGGCCATGGAGGATTTGCGGGGGGTCGAGGGGGAGGTTTCCCAGGAGGCAACGGCAACGGCaacggtggaggaggaggaggaggaggaggaggtggtggtggaggaggaggaggaggaggaggaggaggacagcagaGAGCTGGAGACTGGAAGTGCTCGAACTC TAACTGTGGCAACCTGAACTTCTCGTGGCGAAATGAGTGTAACCAGTGCAAGGCTCCGAAACCGGAGGACGCAGGAGGGATGCCCCCGATGGAAAGAGGTCGGACATGTTGA